In Rhipicephalus sanguineus isolate Rsan-2018 chromosome 1, BIME_Rsan_1.4, whole genome shotgun sequence, the DNA window atatggaataacatcgaattttccttgcttcgcgtctatggtagagcacgtgaacggtgcgaacgcgttgacacttttcttcagatatactttatatatggatcttcatccagaacagctttttcgtaattccttccaacagcacatccgagtttataatcactctgcggtaattACCCCCTacaaggccctgccctttcgagctcgtgagtgctagggtttcaattcgattttttttgttgcttttttaaaattgtcatctcattaataaaagtaTGCCTCCTGGTCAGAACAGCCGCAAGTGcgttttaaaggagtcctgacacaaaaactttcgccccgcgtttttttgctgcaatgtgttgctggggggcctgttagtcataacacggcacatcgtttgctgcagcgcgcgacagataattaattacaagctcctcattaccgacacagcctcagtttcggtttgacagagctccaaaaaagACAAGTCGCCAGGTGCAActgtcaccacctagcgagtgaaacgctcggtcacgtgagcacacagaacagtgacgcatttctgcGCGGTCTGTcttcgtcgggctcatcgtcgtctgatggcgacgattttcttgcggcgggggtagaaggaattttcgacgtggcgaatcacttcaggtttgacccgctggcgagcaGCGATTCggcgggaagcgcgtcaaaacagaaatgacggctacgacgtcatcataacttgtaccggctgcagcggttacgtaggggaaataggggggtcacctcggttCACCttcgagggtgtcaatgcaccaggtgcggcctataatgctggatggcgctcgcgaacttcaaaattcatataaaataccttccaagttttattcgctgtcgatattttgcagatggtacacgcacgtacacgggaatcgatccagcaggctatctcggccgcgaaattttgtgtcagtacccctttaatgtgcGCAGTTGTCAGTACCGGGCtcatcgctgacggcccacaatgaagcggctacgccatgttacacgtccgcccctcgctttccaggatCAATAGCTGACGCCGtacggttaaaaaaaactcagtttcgcttaagggtgaagcaatgaatgcgacacgaacaaattgcattgttatacgaagcaaggctaccagctaactcttttggatccgatctcgcgtaactaaagaacaaacactggtttaagggaataagccgctccaggaaccgaagcgttttcgtgctgtgagttctcttaacgcgaagtaagcgttgagagcacagcaagtttacgagccgtctcctgatgcctcgagagaGCGCAAGCGaatgcgcccttcgaacgatgcggtccccctcccccctcccctggcgtcccttcatgctccttacggaagacgggcggggcgtttcctctctgtgatgagcaatcgacggcaggcccgcacgcgggaagatgttaatGCATGCgctcttcgtgcgacggagacggccggctcgttttaatgtccgcttcggccgcgttcgtcgccagcgctcgcgagcttttacccgtggCTAGAATGCGCGGGGTAATGTTATCAATTTGAaatttatacggaaaattacgacaatggcgacggcaaaaacccgtctgGAGTGTTCCTGTAatcgctatcacaataaaaatttttaaaaatttcaggAGCCAATCCACTCTATGAAGTGggtgataagcgaagctgtttcgcgcatggcacagaggtggcatggtggaggacagtttggtatgtaaagCCAGGTTGGTAATGGCCAGGCtgtaacgttcaatacgcaatattaatgcgaaagccttagacgttTCATGAAACACGAAAATGGACCGTCAGCGgagtcaatcgattgatgcaaaaaataatcatgtgatggcatcatcatgacgtcatagatcgtcaaaacttgtgtcatcatggcgtcatatattaTGATGTAACGTGATGACGTTCACATGACATCGtttctttgcactgcttccgtgatcggtgcgccgatcacggagctaatgcaaaaccgggtgaggtgcagaaagcttgcagagagggagggggaggatctatCTGTTgatcgaaaagaaaaagaacctggctttcgccttggagttgtcttaggggaatgcattagggacagtgtggctctttggcattgaggcactgctgtacgtcACGGCATTTgcctaccacgtctgctgatagccacatagatgtatttagagtggtATTTCATAGAGTGCAATTTTATTaacccggtattctgtttatttgctagtgtcgaaaataatcaccgaaCAGGTTAATCcaaaacactcaactgcatgagctcttattttttcattagcgagcgaagtatggagttctcctgggatgatttttttatgagatttgcaatgaatcgaaatatttctagctcttcataagagccccataataattattcaagtGCTTGAATGTTAGTGCAGtttgcttctctagtgcactctAGGATGTAAGCTGCTCCAGAGTGTtctcagatgcaaaattatctgctccaaagtgctccaaggtgaacattttcgctgctccaaagtgctccaaaatgaaaattttgctgctctaaAATTGCTCCagatcagaagtcctcggtagcatcactgttatATTGTATTGTGTAAAAATATATGCGAAGGAAAGTGAACTTCGCCCTTGGAAGCTAAAGTTAGTGGGTTAAGATTTAGGACTTTAAGATTACTTGGTCGAAAGCTGCAGTGGTTGTTGAAGTGAATTCGACCGTCTGTCATTGTGGCTTTTAAGGAGTCGTAAAAAGGTGATGTTTTGAAGCACAATGAATGTCTCGCGGAAGCGTTACTCGTTGCAAATGACACAATAACAACGTACCAGTgtacccgccacggcggtctagtggttatggtgctcgactgctgccccgcaggtcgcgggatcgaatctcgcccgcggcggccgcatttttgacagaggcgaaaatgcttgaggcgcgtgtgcttagatttaggtgcccgttaaacaACACAAGGTGTTCGAAATTTTTGGAACCCTCGACTACGgtgtctctgataatcatatcggggttttgggacgttaaacccaaacaattattatattacgtACCAGTCTGACAGGCACGTTGATCCAGGTGAACCCCAGTAAAACTAAGGTCACCTTTTATAGCGTGGATATGGTAATGCGCGTTAGCACAGGGGCTGACAAAAAGGGAGCTGGATTCACATCGTCAAAAATGCGTTAGACAGTGCTTTTCTGATCCTGGCTACAGTATTTTGCTGCtgcgaacttaaaaaaaaacaacgtaaTTATATTTCCGGTCCAAATGTAGAAATATCGAAAGTCTCCATCCCTCTTGGCTCACCCTCGTACACTTTTCCGCGCACCCACAGCATACGGTGAGAGCAGATTTAATCGCACTTTCAGTTTACACGGAACATCATGCTGACTGGGACGGTGAAATTTCGCTTGGAGTGTCCCTATAATTTATTTAGCACTAAGGGAAATCTAGTTTGACTTTATCAGCTTGAATAGTTGGCTTTGCTGGGCCGTCATATCCGTCATTATTTGGTAACTCGTCTCGCTGGGTCAGTTGCTGTGATGTTCACTTGCCAAACAAGGTGGCGAACGTTCAATTCCCATCATCagaactgtgcaaaaaaaaaacgacgacataCGAAGCAGTaaaaacacaggacgagcgttgACTTAGCGTGTGGGTTTTAAGCACTGTCCTTATTACGCAACCGTACCAACTATTCCATATTTCCACCCTACCGAAGTTCAATTCCCAGCGTGGTAGTATAGATTTCGTTATTAGAGAACTTACAAGTGTGATAGGGACGAAATGCCCGTCTTTACTGTGCAGAAAATATGAATTTAGGAAAATTCGGCTTATGAAAACTAATCTGGCGCCATTCGTAAGGCATGTAGCTCCTGCGCTGGTAGGGACGTTATAATCATGGCAATCATTCAATGACCATTATCTGGTTTCACAGCAGAGCCTCGCTGCCGCACACACGTGTAGCCTTCCACATCTCGTATCCTGGGAAGTATCACAAGTACATGAAGAAGGGAACAGACACAGTAGAGAACGCATTATGAGCTATTCCGCCTCGAGCGAAAGCGTGTACGTACAGGCGTCCGAAGTGGTGCGGCTCGTCTAATGCTGGCAGCGTTTACAAATAGCTGCGCTCAAGAATCTTGAGTGCAGCATTACTGTAGTCTGCTCTGGCTTACTTTTATCGACGGAGTATTTTCAATACTGTGTCCCCAATGTCCCGCGCACCGATATAGTGTGGCTGAATTCCTGTCGATGAATTCTCAGTCGTAGCAACATTTCTGCAAGAAGCACACACGCTTACCTAGCCTCCTTTCGACAACTTTAGCAGTCGCAGAATACCCGCAAGCGAAAGCCTAACGCACCGAGGATTTCTAGCGGGTGCAACCTTTCCGTATATGTGTTGGAGCCCACCATGCTTCTCATTGTCAAAGTCCGGTGTAGACAACAGGAGGAGTTTGCTCCCCGCTTGCCTACCAAACGCTTAGCTCAGTCATGGCAGGCACAGTGAATAATAAGTATAAGCGCCGTCGCACACTTAAGAAATGTATTGCTTCTGATATTTAACGCAATAACGACAGGCTTGCGTCGTTTTGCTGTGCCCTTTTTTCGTTCGTGGTACGTACAGATGTGTCGAGTTGTCAGTGACGTTCCGTGCCCCTCTGATTCGTCTCGTGACCTTAAGAACAGTCGTTTCGTGTTGTGAGGACTCGATATACATCATATATGTCTACAAGAGTGGTTCTATGTGTCTATAAGAGTGGTTCTTGTTGTACGCTGTCATAATGTGCGCGGCGTAATCTGTGAATTCGCATTAACAGATTATTGTACTGTTGTTGCTATCACGTTTTATTGCGGTGTAGACGGGCAAGTTTTTATAGGGCGCAGTGAAATACATTAGGGGTAGGGGGAAGGGAGGGCCCCAGGTATAGGATGGTTGGTGATTTCCGTACTCGACGGGGGTTTTTTAATGGTAGTGCTTGACTACGTCATGTACTCTAATGATATCGTACAAATTAGAGACAGCTACCGTTTGCCTGAAATGATGCatcgtatacatatatacaccacAGTAGTTGCTGTTACTTCGCACAGAAAAATTTAAGCTGGAACTCCGGAGTGATTATGGATTTTGTACGCATCGGAAACGCTCGGCGTGCATCGACCGGCGTGCACAAGCGCCGAAAGGCTTCCACGTGTTAGTGTTACGTGTAGCGACGACGTTTCCTCGGCACCGCATTTGCACTCTGTATACAAAAAATAGACTTTTTTATAGAAGTTTTGTCATGCAGCGTAGTGTATAGTGCAAAGCACGTCGATTTGTAACAAGCTAGTCTGCTCTACGACATTGACATTGTTCTGTGGAATCTGACGTAACAAGCACGTACGTACATCAACCTCTGTGATCTATTGTGCTGCGACTGAGTGGCGCTTCTGCGCACAGCAAATTATAACGTTATCGCGCACTCCTTGTGTGACACTGCAGTTTGGTAAGCGTGCATTCCCGCGTAGAGCTGAGGTCAAGGTGATACGTAACGTAAACGTATTTCCGTATTCTTTATCACACCTAGCACAAATAATAGTGCAAGCAATGAAAATTGACGTTATTTCCACGGAAAACATCTCTGATGAGGCGGTTATTTCCTCACATCTCGAGAGAAACCCCGAAGCACGTAATTGTGCAGCGTTATCAGCATTTTGAATGAAGTACGCGGATACTGATGGAATGAGTTTTTTGCGGTATCGTTGAATGACGTTCAAGTACGAGCAGGGGCAATGGAAACAATGCTACATCAATCGCTACCGGTCAAGTCGTCTTTCCACCCCAGCTACGACAGCGACAATGAATGGACAACGCGTCCTTCTGACTGCTTCGTGGCGCAGTAAGTTTATATTAGTTTTTTCACGAAGGGGCGTTTAAAGTGATCCCAACGTGCATGTTACAGGAAAATAACAAGTGTAGCAGGCCAAAAAAGCGTCGTTCGAGAAAATTAAAAGCGTTTACGTTTCGAGATGGAAGCCTTGTTCTCTAAACAAAACACAAGAGGCACCATAGTATATGTTCAGCATTCATTTAACGCAGCTTCAGAAGTGAGGCACAAGATTGCTGTTCAGTTCAATTGACCACACCCCCATTTCTGGCATTGTAGACAAGCAGTGTTTTGTATCGCTCTCCGCATAATTTCGTTCATCCGACCAATCCCAGCCATCCGCGAGAATCCGCCAGCGGAGGTAAGACGTTCCTGGTCATGAATGATGTCGGGCAAGAAGCTGCGCGTTCTTCAAGGAGTGTAGGGCGACAGCTTCAAGCTTTTCATGCGCGCCTTAAGCTCCTTGAAAAACGTTACAATGTAGTATAAATTATAAGGGCTCCATAAACTGGCCTCATAGTGGGTTTTTCCCAAGCTGAGACGGCGTTTCAGGCTTTCTATATTAAAAAATAAAGTGCATAAACTGTTACCGTGCCTTTGTAATTTAAATGATTTGTCGAATGTAATGCATATCCGAAATAATTCAAAAATATGTTTTGCTGTATTTGTTAGGTTATTTTCTTCGTAATTAACTTTTTCCCACGCGGCGCATATAGATTCGGCTTTGCAGGAGCCTGTTACTATCACCTAGGAAAATATGGCTGAGGGGCATTGCCATTGCATCGCAGTGCTTTTCGTCTGGTAAGCAGAAGGGCCGCGTATACCATGCTATACGTGCGATTGGGGTGTGTGTCGTCTATTTTGCTGCGCAGGAGAATTTATAAAGGCGTTTAAGGAAATGCATCTGACGTAGAAAAGCAAATGTGGATGTATGGATCGATCAGGTGGAGTAGTCGCGATCGTGACGGGAAAATAACCTTAGTAGACCAATGAAACGTCGGAATTTAGTTTTTGCTTTTGAATATGCAAGTTTGAGATCCAGAAATCACGAATAAAAGGAAGAGAAATACGGCCGTTTAATATTACGCAAGCTACATTTTAGTTTTAACCAGACTGGTGAGTAAAATGCAATTAATACTGCGGGGCTAGTTCGCACAACGTGCTCGCCGAATGTTTCTAATATCAAACGTCAAGTGCCAGCTGTatcggcaggaaaaaaaaaaaagctaccacAAATCCTAATTGCTGCTTGCATAGCCAACTTCCTTTATTCGagggcaattttttttaatgtccGATCAGTCgcgaaataaaaaagtcacagtttcagttcaccgcgagggcgaagcgatgaatgcgatagcaacaaattgtaatgttatacgatgGAAGGTTGTCAGGTAACTCTTGtggatccgatatcgcgtaactctacTAAACGCTGGTGTCTTGCACCAGGGTTTACGGCCGctcctcttcgcgttgagagcgcagcacgtagaagggtatacgagccgccagctgatggctgtcgagatagcgcgcgcgccaccgatcgcgaccgcgccctttataatcaaagttcaaagtagctgctcgagcgacaccccctgCCCCCTCgcttcttttcatgctcgttcaaggagggcggggcgtttcctttctgcttcgacggcaagcctcccaagcggggtgatgttatcgcatgcgccctccgagtgacggagatgggtcggctcgtttgTTTCTGCatcagccgcattcgtcgcccccgcttgcgcacttttacccgcagtagaacataCAATTCTCTGGGGATGTTTTGAATTTGGAccttatacgggacatgacggcgacggcaataacccgtcgagactgtccatataattgctatcgcaatagaaccAGAGTGAGAATTAAAACTGCTACATTTGCAACATTTAGGTACGCATATCAGCTATTTCTCATAGACGCCGTTTCGATAGCGGCATTTGTCGTAGCGTGGCATCAACTTTCctatataccccccccccccccccgtagaaGGGAGCCGCCTGTGCTTGCAACCAGTTTTGTACGCTGGTCTGCCGCCCGCGGTCTGAGCCATGAAGCTGTCTGAGCATGAAGAAGAACAATGCCTGACGACAACGTTCCCCTTCTGTTCTCAATTTCCTTTCGTAGACATTCAAGAGTCACGCTGTACGAGGCTGCCGCACCTTGCAGTCACTCATGAAAGTTGAGCCGTGCTAATTACTCATTCGTCGATGAATTCCAGCTATACTGCACCCTCTGCATGCAGAAATCGAATTATACCACGAACTTTAACCTTGGCGGCAGACTCCACTATAGTAGGCATGCTTACGCGCTCGCTGCGAGCTCAGAACTGAGAGCTGCGACCTCATGAGGTAGGCGGGCATAATAAAGAGATTGCGCAACGTATGTGCTCGTTGCGTGATCGGATTTTCACTGTGGTTTTTATTCGGTGGCCAATcggactttgaaaaaaaaaatacgcctcaCGATGCAGCAATGGTGTAATCTCAACTGTGACAGAGGGAGCCATGAAACATGCATCAATGAATGGAATGAAGGTTACCGCATATAACATAGTAACATTGTGTTAACCAACGACGAGCGAGTTACGGGAGGGAATCATGATCGCGAGTTATCGTCTTTACAATCTTATGGTTCAACAACAAGAAAATATATGGTAACGAAGCCTGTCTCGGCTATACTATGAAGTAATTGAACGCCTCTACGCATTGTGAGTGCTACAATGTCGCTAAAGAAATTCGAGCTTGCTGTAAGGCACTGGTTTCACAAAGTGGCACCGATAACTACCTGCTTTATAGTGGAGGAATTCGTCACTTCCTATGAGATGCTGTCAAGAagataaactgaaaaaaaagacaaCCAGATGAATAAAGTGGACCTGCGGTTGTGCACTGGTCTCCACAGGGGAGAGCAGACCTAGAGCGGCCATATCATTGAACGTGATATTGGATTGTTGCACTTACGTGTGCTGTGTTGTTCCTGATGGTGTCACTCGATCCCCGTTTTGTTATGATGTAACTGCGCACAAGGTGTCTCAGGCAACTACGATGTGTCGGAAATAAATCGTTTTATTGTACGATGTCTGAGGTAACAAATCTATCTCAAAGGCGATTACTTGTTCCAGCTACACTGTTGCCTTCTATGCGATAATGTACATCGCTCAGGGCTTGAAACGCGACATCGAAATTTTTAGCATAACGACAGGCACGCGTGATTTCTCGACATAACCCTGTCATTTCGCTGCTGATCTGGCCGCTAAACGTAATGTGCGCTCTTATTTAAACTTTAAAGTAGAAATTACGCCGGTATGACACGAACTGAATATGGTGCAAACGAAAGTAAGCGCATTACATAGCGCTAAATTGTCGAGTTTCAATCCGTGAACACTGTACACGTGCAGTTCAGTGTACGCTGGGGCCACAGCGTTGGTCGTTGCCGTGCTTTACGCCACAGCAATGTTGTGCACACCATGCATGTAGTTGGCCGGGTCTTTTATTATTCTGGACTCTGCTGTAGAGCGGCTTTTGCACTTCACATAACCGAAGTATTTCGTTGGAAGTTGTTACGCGAttgtagtcacgtgactagttgctgatttttagtcacgtcagtgttgttacgtgatgttgcgtgatttGTAGTGACGTGGCTAGTTGTCACGTGATGGCACGCGCTTTTAGTTACGTGACTAGATATTACATGATATTTAGTCTCGTGCATAactgcgtgatgttacgtgattgtagttaCGTAACtagttgcgtgatgttacgtgatttttagtcccgTGACTGGTTGTTACGTGATGTNNNNNNNNNNNNNNNNNNNNNNNNNNNNNNNNNNNNNNNNNNNNNNNNNNNNNNNNNNNNNNNNNNNNNNNNNNNNNNNNNNNNNNNNNNNNNNNNNNNNACCAGAAAACGCCAACTAAAGCACCAGCTCCCGAGTGGAAACGTGCGACAACACCATGGCACACAATCCACGCTGACTTCGCTGGGCCTGTGGAGGGAAGGATGCTCCTAATTGTAGTCGACGCATACAGCAAGTGGCTCGAAGTGCGCACCACGCGGAACATACAGTCGCCGACACTGATCGAGGAACTGCGAAACCTGTTCGCAACTTTCGGCATTCccgaaagggtggtcacggataacGGTCCGTCCTTTGTTTCTgcggaaatggaagaatttctgaagaaGAATCGGGTGACGCACATCACAAGTGCACCCTATCATCCGGCCACGAATGGGCAAGCCGAAAGAATGGTGTATGAAACGAAACAGGCACTTGCAAAGGATCAGTCGGGTACATTTGCGTGCAGGCTGGCTCGTTTTCAGCTGAAACAGCACACCACCGTTTCAGTAACGACGGGCAAAACGccagctgcactcatgttcggccGCGAGCTCTCAACGGCACTGACACGCATTCAGCCGCGACCAGCTGAGAGGGTGACCACTGACCACAACGTTTCTAAATCGCCAAGAAAGGTAGCCATCGGGCAACAAGTCTTTTTCCGCAACTTTGCAGGAAGTCCTGCTTGGGTTGGCGGAACCGTGTTAAAGAGACTCGGACATCGATCTTGGCTAATCAAGTCAAGAAGCGGAACGGTTCGTCGGCACCTTGATCACATAAAGCCAGGTGCAGAGGCCTACCCGAGAGAAGATTCGCCGCGGAACGATCAAACGAACGGACCAGTAGCAAGTGTTCAACAAGACACAGTGCCGGCTCCGTACGTGATCTCGCTCCCAGCGGAAGCGCCGCCGCCGCATGATCTGCCCACAACGCCCGACTCCGAGCATAGCGAAGCTGAGGCCGGGCTGGACACTTGTGCGACGCAAGCTCGCGATGACCAACCCAGCGGGTCCGCGCAGCACCAAGGTGCGCCTAGGCCCCAACGTGATCGGCGTCCACCTGACCGATACAGTGACCCCGTCTAAGGGGTAAGGgatgtcgtgtacgcgcacatcaaccgacacacggccactccagaggttgtgcctcgcttgccggtgctgcccgacgcgctcacgcgcatggcgccttcctcagactctcgtccccagctcctgcatatcgtgttactcttctgccctcgctgtaacttcctctgcctcctctcgaccgcttctaaaagaaagcaataaaacagtctcctgccagccgctgtctcgtgtggttcctaTGCTGCGGGGCTCTGAGCCCCCAACATAACACCTTGCacaatgctatctggttttccggcgaaatccccccgtcttggaaagaggccattgtcattcccattcttaaacaggacaaggatccatcttccgttacgagctacaggccgatcgcactaacaagctgcctgtgcaaactttttgaaaagatgataaaccgccgtcttatacatttcctggaaacaaacaatctactttaCCCTTACCactgcggatttcgcgagggtagatccacgaccgaccacctgttacgtatcgaggcacaaatccgtgatgcttttgtacacaagcagttcttcctttctgtgttcctcgatatggaaaaggcttacgacaccacatggcgctttggaatattaaaagacctgtcccaccttggtgtacgtggtagaatgctagatataatagagagctacttgtcggatcgtactttccgtgtccgagtgggaaatgttCTATgaataccattccttcaagaaactggagtgccacaggga includes these proteins:
- the LOC119400089 gene encoding uncharacterized protein K02A2.6-like, with amino-acid sequence MLLIVVDAYSKWLEVRTTRNIQSPTLIEELRNLFATFGIPERVVTDNGPSFVSAEMEEFLKKNRVTHITSAPYHPATNGQAERMVYETKQALAKDQSGTFACRLARFQLKQHTTVSVTTGKTPAALMFGRELSTALTRIQPRPAERVTTDHNVSKSPRKVAIGQQVFFRNFAGSPAWVGGTVLKRLGHRSWLIKSRSGTVRRHLDHIKPGAEAYPREDSPRNDQTNGPVASVQQDTVPAPYVISLPAEAPPPHDLPTTPDSEHSEAEAGLDTCATQARDDQPSGSAQHQGAPRPQRDRRPPDRYSDPV